TCACCGGGGAGCTCGCGCGCTGCGACGCCGACGGACCGGCGACCGTACGCACCCCCGGCGGAGCGGCCGGCCGGATCGCGGTGTTCGGCTTCGGCGGGACGGTCTGCGGGCGCAACGGCCCGATCGCCGAGGCGCAGGCAGGCGGCCAGCGGTTCGAGTCGGATTTCCTGGCCCGCTACGGCGGACCGAAGCTGAAGGTCCGCACGTACGCCGTCAACTGCTCGACGACGGCGGACGCGGGCAGCACCGGCTCGATGTCGATCGGCGAGGTCGCCGGGTTCACGGTGCCGTCGTCGATCCCGGCGAACTACCGGATCACTGTCCCGGGCGGGCCGGCCGGCACGGCGCTGGCCACGATCACGCTGAACGAGACCGTGACGCCGACGCCCGCCGACGGCAGCCTGGTCACGCACGCGGTGCACGTGAAGCTGTTCCCGCAGGGCGGACCGGCCAGCGGGGACATCTACCTGGGCACCGCGGCGTGCAACCCGTTCGGCAAGCACCCCAATGTGGCTTGGGGTGCTTTCGGTTAGGCGGGCGGCAGGGCGGGCGTGCCGGAGTAGCGCACGCCTGCCTCGTCGAAGTCCTTCAGCGTCGCGTCGACGGTCGGGCGCGAACCGCCGACCGTCAGGTCCAGCAGCACCTGCACGCCGAACCCGGCGCGAGCGGCGTCGAGAGCGGTGGCGCGGACGCAGAAGTCGGTGGCGATGCCGACCACGTCGACGTCCGTCACGTCGCGGGCGCGGAGCCACTCGTCGAGCGTCTTGCCGTCGCCGGACTTGCCCTCGAACCCGGAGTAGGCGGCGGAGTACTCGCCCTTCGAGAACACCGCCTCGACCGGCACCACGTCCAGCGCGGAGTGGAACGACGCGC
This sequence is a window from Amycolatopsis benzoatilytica AK 16/65. Protein-coding genes within it:
- a CDS encoding choice-of-anchor P family protein produces the protein MRGRTLLVTGVLLLAAPAAAHADPPIESTGWASAGSLDVLADNEHVVTGELARCDADGPATVRTPGGAAGRIAVFGFGGTVCGRNGPIAEAQAGGQRFESDFLARYGGPKLKVRTYAVNCSTTADAGSTGSMSIGEVAGFTVPSSIPANYRITVPGGPAGTALATITLNETVTPTPADGSLVTHAVHVKLFPQGGPASGDIYLGTAACNPFGKHPNVAWGAFG
- a CDS encoding isochorismatase family protein, whose amino-acid sequence is MGTALIVVDVQNDFCEGGSLGLPGGAAAAAAISQRMADGGYAHIVATRDHHIDPGDHFSDTPDFNTSWPRHCVAGTAGASFHSALDVVPVEAVFSKGEYSAAYSGFEGKSGDGKTLDEWLRARDVTDVDVVGIATDFCVRATALDAARAGFGVQVLLDLTVGGSRPTVDATLKDFDEAGVRYSGTPALPPA